The Chitinophaga flava genome has a segment encoding these proteins:
- a CDS encoding non-ribosomal peptide synthetase: MQEIIKLILELADQQVYVFLEDGKLKIDAPDGVILDTVIPRIKLHKDGLIEYLSGNRHQTDAAIARAVESDSYPLSSAQRRLWVLSQFEEGSTAYNMPGVFEFAGALDIEALSRSFDTLIARHESLRTIFREAADGEVRQHILTADALNFRLHEYDFRDAGETMLQAAVRASLSRPFDLSAGPLLRAELCRINEDKWVFVYVMHHIISDGWSMEVLIRELLQLYHAYVKGQVNPLSPLRIHYKDYAVWQQQQLQSESLIEHKSYWLQQLGGELPVLELPADKPRPAIKTYNGASISRTISPAVTAGLKALCLSADSTLFMGLLAAVKALLYRYTAQEDIIIGSPVAGREHSDLEGQIGFYVNTLALRTQFSGAGSYLDLLSRVRQTTLDAYQHQSYPFDELVEELPLHRDMSRNALFDVMVVLQHQSSASLVEQGFAGLEVRAGEGTQQGSKFDLQFSFLEAGDQLQLYIAYNTDIYQPATISRLSAHLEQLLTAIIATPSAGIGAINYLSREEKTLLLETFNATEAAYDIAVTVIDLFEEQVSLTPDHIGLLYEGRSLSYSQINATANRLAHYLRDVYGIGADDLVGIQLERNEWLVIALLGVLKSGGAYVPIDPAYPQERIEYIIADSRCKVVLDDRELQKFLLQEEKYDTENPGVSINSGDLAYIIYTSGSTGRPKGVMITHSNVSAFIAWCREEFAGSAYEVVLGVTSICFDLSVFEVFFTLTSGKQLRILESGLAISGYLNSKEPLLVNTVPSVVAHLLSEGADLSRVNVLNMAGEPIPANVIRQLDCERMEVRNLYGPSEDTTYSTIYRIHSADNILIGRPISNTKIYILGDNDHLQPVGVVGEICISGAGLARGYLNQPALTAEKFVSHPFIPGERLYRTGDLGRWQSDGNIVYLGRKDDQVKVRGYRIELGEIETVLHRYPGVEAVVVTARAHGDGDKVLVAYVACKEPLDNVSLRSYLKSQLPDYMVPGYFVQLSALPLLPNGKINKKALPAPEADQLSSGREYEAPRNELESRLADIWSELLGQEQVSVKDNFFELGGHSLKATRLSSRIYKAFEVKVTLKELFTHPVLEDLARLIAGAQKSVAINIPVVPEQSSYVLSSAQRRLWVLSRFEGGSAAYNMPGVFMFEGTLNTVALSQSFDMLIARHESLRTIFRATADGDVRQYILSAPAFRVAIHDLHDEAEAVIQKAVQECVLRPFDLEEGPLLRAELYRVSEDKWVFAYVMHHIISDGWSMEVLIKELLALYQAITESRPHSLMPLRIQYKDYATWQQEQLSSPSLNGQRKWWLEHLSGELPILEFPADHPRPAVKTYQGGVVNGIVNAATVAGFKGLLRSREATLFTGLLALVKTLLYRYTGQEDMIIGMPVAGREHIDLEEQIGFYVNTLALRTQFSGTENYCQVLEKIKELTLQAQANQFYPFDELVDQLALQRDMSRHPLFDVMVVVQQDDGHSSALQQLKDLKVSAFNDESATFCKFDLLFNFIEQGDCIKTKISYNSGIYSRSTIEQLSFHLEQLLQAIVQQPYQPVQQVDFLNADEKQLLSVTFNDTARIYPTGKTIVDLFEAQAARTPDAIALVSGKKTCTYRELQEISNQLANYLLVNHHISTEDLVGVKLPRNEWLVITLLAVLKSGAAYVPIDMNYPEERIAYIELDSNCKLTITDAFLLEFSKHISSGERPQVKLHPGNLAYVIYTSGSTGKPKGVMITHSSAVTLLQWSEEEFTNTDFDIMYAVTSHCFDLSVFEIFYPLSIGKKIRVVENGAAIASWLPEDKKVLINTVPAVVNELYNNAVLSDHIAGINMAGEPIPVALSNGLLKYGIPLRNLYGPSEDTTYSSCYRIETPQEQSVSIGKPIANTQFYILSSTLALQPMLVAGEIYISGDGLSKGYLNRSELTAEKFIPNPYREGQLMYRTGDVGRWMPDGNISFAGRKDDQVKVRGYRIELGEIEHALMASPAVTDAVVLAKTQEGERYIVAYLKGTQISVDELKAHLSQRLPHYMLPAAYVVLDKLPLTPNGKVDKKALLQLEVFNVRTTAYVAPEGEVEEKLALIWQEVLKLDSVGTTDNFFEIGGQSLKMITMLNRVKTEFGFEIKLEMFLGQPTIASVALHIGNLQSLNNTAGPRANQQKIII; this comes from the coding sequence ATGCAAGAGATAATTAAACTGATCCTCGAATTAGCAGACCAACAGGTGTATGTTTTCCTGGAAGATGGAAAACTCAAGATAGACGCGCCTGACGGTGTTATACTGGATACGGTTATCCCCAGGATAAAACTACATAAGGACGGCCTTATTGAGTACCTGTCCGGCAACAGGCATCAGACTGATGCCGCCATCGCGCGGGCGGTGGAGAGCGATTCCTATCCTTTGTCGTCTGCCCAGCGCCGTTTGTGGGTGCTGAGTCAGTTTGAAGAAGGTAGCACCGCATACAATATGCCGGGCGTGTTTGAATTTGCAGGTGCGCTGGATATTGAGGCGCTGTCGCGCTCCTTTGATACGCTGATAGCGCGTCATGAGAGCCTGCGCACGATCTTCCGGGAGGCTGCAGACGGAGAGGTAAGGCAACACATTTTAACAGCGGATGCACTGAACTTCCGTTTGCATGAATACGATTTCCGTGATGCTGGGGAAACGATGCTGCAGGCGGCCGTACGGGCAAGCCTTTCGCGCCCGTTCGATCTTTCAGCAGGCCCGTTGCTGCGTGCAGAACTGTGTCGCATAAACGAAGATAAATGGGTGTTTGTGTATGTGATGCATCACATCATCAGCGATGGCTGGTCAATGGAAGTGCTGATCCGGGAGCTGCTGCAGCTGTATCATGCTTATGTGAAAGGGCAGGTCAACCCGTTATCACCCTTACGCATACACTATAAAGATTATGCGGTATGGCAGCAACAACAATTACAAAGCGAATCTCTTATTGAGCATAAAAGCTACTGGCTGCAGCAGCTGGGTGGTGAGCTGCCTGTGCTGGAACTGCCGGCAGACAAGCCTCGTCCTGCGATAAAGACTTACAACGGAGCCAGCATCAGCCGCACCATCTCACCGGCTGTAACGGCGGGCTTGAAAGCCCTGTGCCTGTCGGCCGACAGTACGCTCTTCATGGGGCTGCTGGCAGCTGTGAAGGCATTGTTGTACCGCTACACTGCTCAGGAAGATATAATCATCGGCAGCCCTGTGGCAGGCCGGGAGCACAGCGACCTGGAAGGTCAGATCGGTTTTTATGTAAATACCCTGGCGTTGAGAACACAGTTCAGTGGTGCAGGTAGTTACCTGGACCTGTTATCGCGGGTAAGACAAACCACGCTGGACGCTTATCAACATCAATCCTATCCGTTTGATGAGCTGGTGGAGGAATTGCCACTGCACCGTGATATGAGCCGCAACGCCCTGTTCGACGTGATGGTGGTATTGCAGCATCAGTCCAGCGCCTCCCTGGTGGAGCAAGGTTTTGCCGGTCTGGAAGTGCGCGCCGGTGAAGGCACGCAACAAGGCAGTAAATTCGACCTGCAATTCAGTTTTCTGGAAGCCGGCGATCAGCTGCAATTATACATCGCTTATAATACGGACATCTATCAACCTGCAACTATATCACGGCTGTCTGCTCACCTGGAACAGCTGCTGACAGCTATCATAGCTACGCCATCGGCTGGTATTGGCGCTATCAACTACCTGAGCAGGGAGGAAAAAACGCTGCTGCTGGAAACGTTCAATGCCACAGAAGCGGCTTATGATATAGCCGTTACCGTTATAGACCTGTTTGAAGAGCAGGTGTCGCTTACCCCCGATCATATCGGTCTGCTGTACGAAGGCCGCTCGCTGAGCTACAGCCAGATCAACGCCACGGCCAACCGCCTGGCCCACTATCTGCGGGATGTGTATGGTATAGGAGCAGATGACCTGGTGGGTATACAACTGGAACGTAATGAATGGCTGGTGATTGCGCTGCTGGGCGTGTTAAAATCAGGCGGGGCTTATGTTCCGATAGATCCGGCGTATCCGCAGGAACGTATCGAATATATTATTGCCGACAGCCGTTGCAAGGTAGTGCTGGATGACCGGGAGTTGCAGAAGTTTTTATTGCAGGAAGAAAAATACGATACAGAGAATCCAGGAGTATCCATCAACAGCGGGGACCTGGCTTATATCATCTACACATCGGGTTCCACCGGTCGTCCCAAGGGAGTGATGATCACGCACAGCAATGTGTCTGCTTTCATCGCCTGGTGCCGGGAGGAATTTGCTGGATCAGCATACGAAGTAGTGCTGGGCGTAACTTCCATCTGCTTTGACCTGTCTGTATTTGAAGTCTTCTTCACACTGACCAGCGGCAAACAACTGCGCATACTGGAAAGTGGTCTTGCTATATCTGGTTATCTGAACAGTAAGGAGCCTTTATTGGTAAATACTGTTCCGAGCGTAGTGGCACATCTGTTAAGTGAAGGGGCAGACCTGAGCCGTGTGAACGTGCTGAACATGGCCGGAGAGCCGATCCCGGCAAATGTGATCCGTCAGCTAGATTGTGAGCGCATGGAAGTACGGAACCTGTACGGACCTTCAGAAGATACCACGTATAGCACTATTTATCGCATTCATTCAGCCGATAATATATTGATCGGCCGTCCCATATCGAATACGAAGATTTATATACTGGGAGATAATGATCACCTGCAGCCCGTGGGTGTAGTGGGAGAGATCTGTATCTCCGGTGCAGGCCTCGCCCGCGGGTATCTGAACCAGCCTGCACTGACCGCAGAGAAATTTGTATCACATCCTTTTATTCCCGGAGAGCGGCTGTACCGCACCGGAGACCTAGGCCGGTGGCAGTCGGACGGCAACATCGTATACCTGGGCCGTAAAGACGACCAGGTGAAAGTACGCGGTTACCGCATAGAGCTGGGAGAGATAGAAACAGTGCTGCATCGTTACCCCGGTGTGGAAGCGGTGGTTGTAACAGCGAGGGCGCATGGAGACGGTGATAAGGTGTTGGTGGCCTATGTGGCCTGCAAAGAGCCGCTGGATAATGTTTCGCTGAGATCTTATCTGAAAAGCCAGCTTCCGGATTATATGGTGCCTGGTTATTTCGTACAGCTGTCAGCGTTACCCCTGCTGCCTAATGGCAAGATCAACAAGAAAGCATTGCCGGCGCCGGAAGCGGACCAGCTGAGCAGCGGCCGGGAATACGAAGCTCCGCGCAATGAGCTGGAATCCAGGCTGGCGGATATATGGAGCGAACTGCTGGGGCAGGAGCAGGTAAGTGTGAAAGATAATTTCTTTGAATTGGGCGGCCACAGTCTGAAAGCCACGCGCCTGTCGAGCCGTATCTACAAAGCATTTGAGGTGAAGGTTACTTTGAAGGAGCTATTCACGCACCCGGTGCTGGAGGACCTGGCCCGGCTGATCGCGGGGGCACAGAAGTCAGTGGCGATCAATATACCGGTTGTACCAGAACAATCTTCTTATGTGTTATCATCTGCCCAGCGCCGTTTGTGGGTGCTGAGCCGGTTCGAAGGCGGCAGTGCGGCGTACAATATGCCTGGCGTATTCATGTTTGAAGGAACACTGAACACGGTGGCGCTGTCGCAATCCTTTGATATGTTGATAGCCCGTCATGAGAGCCTGCGCACAATATTCCGTGCAACTGCAGACGGAGATGTGAGGCAATATATTTTATCTGCACCGGCTTTTCGAGTAGCTATACATGATCTGCATGATGAAGCTGAAGCAGTTATCCAGAAGGCTGTGCAGGAGTGCGTTTTACGCCCGTTCGATCTGGAAGAAGGTCCGTTGCTGCGAGCAGAACTGTATCGCGTGAGCGAAGATAAGTGGGTGTTCGCATATGTGATGCATCACATCATCAGCGACGGCTGGTCTATGGAAGTGTTGATAAAGGAATTGCTGGCGTTGTATCAGGCTATCACGGAAAGCCGGCCCCATTCATTGATGCCGCTGCGCATCCAGTACAAGGACTATGCGACATGGCAGCAGGAACAGCTAAGCAGCCCATCGCTGAATGGGCAAAGAAAATGGTGGCTGGAACATTTGTCAGGAGAGCTGCCGATACTGGAATTCCCGGCGGACCACCCAAGGCCCGCGGTCAAAACATATCAGGGCGGCGTAGTGAACGGAATTGTAAACGCTGCTACTGTAGCAGGTTTCAAAGGATTGCTGCGCAGTCGTGAAGCTACCCTGTTTACGGGGCTGCTGGCATTGGTGAAAACATTATTATACCGTTATACCGGCCAGGAGGATATGATCATCGGTATGCCGGTGGCGGGCCGTGAGCATATTGACCTGGAAGAGCAGATAGGGTTTTATGTAAACACGCTGGCGCTGAGAACACAATTCTCGGGTACGGAAAACTATTGCCAGGTGTTGGAAAAAATAAAAGAGCTTACACTGCAGGCGCAGGCGAATCAGTTTTATCCCTTTGATGAACTGGTGGACCAGCTGGCACTTCAACGCGATATGAGCCGCCACCCGCTGTTTGATGTGATGGTGGTGGTACAGCAGGATGATGGCCACAGCAGCGCTTTGCAGCAGCTGAAAGATCTGAAGGTAAGTGCCTTCAATGATGAATCAGCCACATTCTGCAAGTTTGATCTGCTGTTTAATTTCATAGAACAGGGAGATTGTATAAAAACAAAGATCAGCTACAATAGCGGCATCTATTCCCGTAGTACCATCGAGCAGTTATCATTTCACCTGGAACAGTTGCTACAGGCCATTGTGCAACAACCATATCAACCTGTTCAGCAGGTCGACTTCCTGAATGCTGACGAAAAACAATTGTTGTCAGTAACATTCAATGATACTGCGCGTATCTATCCCACCGGAAAAACAATAGTTGATCTCTTCGAAGCACAAGCTGCCAGAACACCCGACGCAATAGCATTGGTAAGCGGTAAGAAAACCTGCACCTACCGTGAGCTGCAGGAGATATCCAACCAGTTGGCCAACTATTTACTGGTCAACCATCATATCAGCACGGAAGACCTGGTGGGAGTGAAGCTGCCGCGTAATGAATGGCTGGTGATCACCCTGCTGGCTGTATTAAAATCGGGCGCAGCTTATGTGCCTATAGATATGAATTACCCGGAAGAACGCATTGCCTATATAGAGTTGGACAGCAATTGCAAACTGACTATCACGGATGCGTTCCTGCTTGAGTTCAGCAAACATATTTCTTCGGGAGAACGGCCGCAGGTGAAACTGCATCCCGGCAACCTGGCTTATGTGATCTATACTTCAGGTTCCACAGGGAAGCCCAAGGGAGTAATGATCACACATAGCAGTGCCGTAACCTTGCTGCAATGGAGCGAGGAGGAATTCACGAATACGGATTTCGACATCATGTATGCCGTAACCTCCCATTGCTTCGACTTGTCAGTCTTTGAAATATTCTATCCCCTGAGTATCGGAAAAAAGATAAGGGTGGTGGAGAACGGCGCCGCCATTGCTTCCTGGCTGCCAGAAGATAAAAAGGTGCTGATCAATACTGTGCCGGCAGTGGTGAATGAGCTTTACAACAATGCTGTGTTGTCAGATCATATTGCCGGTATCAATATGGCCGGAGAACCCATTCCTGTAGCGTTGAGCAACGGTTTACTGAAGTACGGCATTCCGCTCAGGAACCTGTACGGCCCTTCTGAAGACACTACGTATAGCAGCTGTTACCGTATCGAAACACCGCAGGAGCAGTCTGTTTCCATTGGTAAGCCTATTGCCAACACACAGTTCTATATCCTGTCGTCCACGCTGGCGCTGCAACCTATGCTGGTGGCTGGCGAGATCTACATTTCCGGTGATGGTTTATCAAAAGGTTACCTGAACCGCAGTGAGCTCACCGCTGAAAAATTTATTCCCAACCCATACCGTGAAGGCCAGCTGATGTACCGTACCGGAGACGTCGGCCGGTGGATGCCCGATGGGAATATCAGCTTTGCCGGCCGTAAAGATGACCAGGTGAAGGTTCGCGGTTACCGCATAGAACTGGGAGAGATAGAACATGCGCTGATGGCGTCACCGGCTGTTACTGATGCAGTGGTGCTGGCTAAAACGCAGGAAGGGGAAAGATATATAGTGGCTTACCTGAAAGGCACACAGATCAGCGTGGACGAGCTGAAGGCGCATCTCTCGCAGCGCCTGCCCCATTACATGCTCCCTGCCGCTTACGTGGTGCTGGACAAACTGCCGCTCACTCCCAACGGGAAAGTGGACAAGAAAGCGTTGTTGCAGCTGGAAGTGTTCAACGTCAGGACTACTGCGTACGTAGCGCCTGAAGGTGAAGTGGAAGAAAAACTGGCGCTCATCTGGCAGGAAGTGCTGAAGCTCGACAGCGTAGGGACTACAGATAATTTCTTCGAGATAGGAGGGCAGAGCTTAAAGATGATCACCATGCTGAACCGTGTTAAGACGGAATTTGGTTTTGAGATAAAACTGGAGATGTTTCTCGGCCAGCCAACTATCGCATCGGTGGCATTGCATATCGGGAATTTACAATCACTGAATAATACTGCCGGCCCGCGTGCCAATCAGCAGAAAATAATCATTTGA